The Pyrus communis chromosome 12, drPyrComm1.1, whole genome shotgun sequence genomic sequence ctttaactcaattgtagcaatgatcattcCAACATGAGTCATGACAAAGTTGACAAAAACGACCataactgcacgttttgatgagttaagggaccactagtcatggatttttagttgagagaccattgttCCAATTTAGTTAAAGTTGAgcaaccattgctacaattttctcaaaattaattagcaaaattgcaagaaaaatatgtaagaaacaagaattaaaagaagaataaaagaaGAGTATAAGTGTATTCGCAAGTAGAGTGAGAGTGATAGAATTTTGCTCACCTAGGTTGCTACTTTTTTAGTGGGACCCACTAGTTTTTGGGGTTAGATGTAGCTCAATTTTATGCTACTCAAGAAAGGAAGTTGCTAGCCCAAGTGATGGATCTAGCCCTATTTTCCGACTCATTAGggataaaatttctcactaagGCTTGAAATATGGTAGCCTCATGGAGAATAAAGCGCCCATTGAGGATGCTCTTACCTCAATACAACCGAAAAACCcaccccaatttttttttctgggagATTCCAAGAGTGTTGAGCTCAAGGGTCGCTGGTGGAATCATAGCTGTTATACGATGGCTTTGGGAGATTCACGTACAGAGTATTTAAGGGAATGAAAATTAGTTGTGAGGTCTACATCACATCGAACTTCTACGATCCGAATCATCTTTCTTGTAAGTTTCGATTCATAGATCAACcttgtaaaaattcaattctataaagtataacttaaaaaatacacgATTTGGATGATTGAAGTTCTACACACACGTATATACAACACACATGGGGCTTTGTATGTGTTTTCTTTCCCCAAGGTTCATGAATTTCCTTGTTAGGGTTCAAAAAAACTAGAGGTGTAGGTATACGTTGCTGTCGAGATATGCAACCAGGcttggagaaagttgaagaaatTAAGCCACAAAAAAGTATTTGCttctttagttttccttttGATGTGTAATTAGATTTTGTTACATTGCgaattattgtgtttttttatcTTAAGTAGGACTATTATTCATGTATCTATTTCTGGGGCCTGTTTGAAATGCTTTTTTAAAAGGCACTTTGGCTCAAAAGCGATTTACTAAAAGTTCGCACATCGAAAGTTTTAAAAATGCACATTTGTATTAGTATTTGAATTGTTTATTGAAAGCACTTCGaagtattttcatttttctttaaatcaaaattacTTTTTATTTCAAACATGTTAAAACGTTTTATCTTAACAGCACTTTcaaataagcaaatcacatgGTGCGCCGTTCCATTTCATATTCATGATCTCTTATCAACTTTcaaataagcaaatcacataGTGCGGTGTAAAAGTGACTTATTTCTCTTGATGCTCCATCATTTTCTTAAAGACTAAGAAAACACTCGTGGGAACACAAAGATACCAAATGATTCTTcgcataaagaaaaaaaaagtcaagAAATATCACACCGTCCAAATGCAAAGTAGTACCTCCTTGCCTGGGATTGAGATTCTCTTCGAATCTCAAACTCCAGATATCGAAGATCGAGCAATTCAGAccgtttaattttaaattatacgATCTTTATCAATCTATCTTATTGGTCGACCTCACACATAATATCTCACTTCAACGCTTAGATATTTTTCTCTTAAACATTTCAGATTGCTCGATCTATAGGCCCAAAGTGTGAGATCTATAAAAAATCTCAAAGGTTGAAGTGATGAAGTACCTAGAAAAAAGGGACACTTCCATATCGATGCGAATAACAAAATCAAAAACAGATTTAGATTCAAGCACGCTTGTCTCCGTCAAGTCAAAAATATATGTCCAAGTTTAGAGGTAGAGACATGTGCTTCCATTGGAAGTGCATTCTTTCATGGGATCCATCACTTGATATCTGGCTTTTTACCCATTTGCCCTTTTATTCCAAAATTAGTAGTTTTGGTGAAGGCTTTTTATTCCAACCAATGGTAGAAGTTCAAGTCTTACACTCTACCATCTCTGGTAAtataaatagaaaacaaaagtaGGAGTTCCAATGACGCGTGAAAGAGATATTCGGTCATACAACAATGCATACTATGTAGAGTAGTGGTACGCTTACCATCGAGTTGTACCATTATTTATattatctctctaatagagataagATCCACCAACGTATGTGAGGTTCATCCTTATTAGAGAGATATGACAAATGATGATACAAGTAGATtgtaagaataacatttttgtacTATGAATATcagcctttttcttttcttttttcaaatggAGAAAAATCAGGCGAGAGATTAGTTCTTTGGCAATAGTCGTGGGCGAGACATCTACTCTCTCTCGAAGGAGTACGGACTGTTACACCTAGAAACCCCTGcccgtcccccccccccccctccacCAAAATTTATGGATAATAAtgaaagtaaacaaaaaaatataaaaataaaaataaaaatacaagcaGGGGACTGTGTCAAAACCTTCAAAGAGATAACGATAATAAGGATAAAACGAAACTCACAAGCATGGGTAGAGGCTACAAAATCTAGAGCCGGAGACCATCAGTAATAAGCATAACTATCTGCTCCAAATAAAGCTAAAAGATCTGCAACTTGGTTTCTTTTCTATAAACATGTGTACACATAAATTGTATTTGACGAAATTGCTAGAGGCAATTCTTCGAATCCAGTACAGATTAATTTGGTGTGCAATGTTCATAGACAATGGTTACCAGAAATTGACTTAAAACATATATAGAAAGTAGATAGATAAGGAAGGCATTGAGCACCATTTAAGTGCATGTGTGGAATCAAACTTTATCATCAAATGAGGTCAAGAAGAAGATAGAGCGCAGCAATGCATGATGGAGGCCCACAAAAACCTTATCTTTGGTGTTATCTTAGCTGCTCACATAAGCACCATTACCCCACCATAAAAGTGATTAGTTTATCTATACATACATACCTATATATTATATGCATAGCGCGGATACGTGGCATCATTTTTTCTACTTAACATCTGACACTTGTGTTTGTGGATCTTATTTctaatgtattttaatgatttgaTCCGTCTATTTTTAAAACATCGTTCATAGATCATCTTGCAAAAAATTACACAAATTCAAAACCACTAAGAtgttcatttgtagtgaagaaaatgaacgAATACGGTTCTACAAATAAATCTAAACCTTTAATTCATATAATTTCAGATTTGCATGACTTTTTGTAAAATGATCTTTTAAAGGAAGATCTAAAATATAGACGTTCGCTTCGTATAAATACATTAACGAGTGACTTCACAAGACGtatgatatataaatatatatatatatatatatatatatataagaaagtGTACGCTTAAGGGATAACGAAATAAAATCTACCTCTTTTTTTCAGTGGACAAAAAGCGAATATTCGAACTGACGGTCCATATAGCATCTCTTAATAATTTAACTTATAATGCatccaaaataaataacaaaaataatcagAGATTGATAACTACCATAAGCATAAAGATTAGCATTGAGCTGGTTTTATCAATAACTAATTGCAATTTGCAACCAATTTAAGATTTGGAAAGTGGGGTGTCACGTTGGGTGAtgctattaaattaaattaaacaaaacacgCGAAGCTagagtttaattttttataatcagAATCGCAGAAGCAAAACCGTAGAAGATAAACTACAACACGCGAAGCTAGGGTTTCAATGGCGCTATGATTAAAATCTATAATCCTTTCCATGTATTACGAAAAGCTAGGGTTTTGAAGAGAGATAAGTTTAAAGAATAGAATGACACGCCAAATAAATGAATCTAAACAACGGTTGAAATCAAATTTAACGATTAAAACACATATCATTTCGACTGcctcttgaaaaagaaaatgttgtgCATTAGTTTGGGGTCTAGTTTTGGATGACAAGTTGGGTTTTGTGGATGACAAGTTGGGTTTTGACTGGATAAGGAAAGGAGTGCAGATAGCATATAATATTTTGTGAAATGCCATAAACCATGTGGGATGCTCTTCATCTTTTGATTCTTTTAGGGACAACATGAGTTGGTGGTTGAGTGGGTCTCAATATTGACTCTCTCTAGTAATGTTTATATTCCTTCTAactctttctatttttaaacaagCTAGCTAGTAGCTAGGGTAACTCATATGGTATGGATGATTTGGATTGTGGAAAAAAATTCCAATGAAATGTGGAATCTTTGTGTTCAAGTTTATCACCAATAGCAACATTTGGTTGTCACATCCCTTCCATCTATTAGCATGAATATAATATTGTGAGACCATACTTCATGCCCTTACAATAAGATCTCAAAACTTTACGATTCTCAACAAGTACCTTAGAACCACTCCACCGTTAGAGTCCTAACGAGATTGTACAGTCCGTCTCATAAAGGGTTGGATATTCTGAACTCTCTCAATTCACTTGACATCCATTCCACTTATTTCCCTCATTTACTGACTTGATCGTCGAAGTGCCTACTCCTTAAATCAAACTCCCCGGTGCTTGGTTTTACGATCTTTCTTGGTCTTTGTTCTCGCTGGTTCATTCCTTTGCTGTGTGCAGAATTGGATCCAACAAATACCTCCCATAATTGTTAGCAGAAATCGTGATAAAAAATATACACGTTTTAAGAcgatacataaaaaaatattaacttaTATGGTatataccaaaaatatatataacaatatttggaaatttcttgtatattcatTAATCTCCAAAGTGAAGTATATATAGGAGTTACAATTGGTATTACATATGCACTTTATCAATATGAGACAACATATTACTATTTACATCTTAACTAAGTACAACTCGCAACAATATCAGGTGGCGTAGCTAGAATTTTGTTACGTTGACAGAAGATTGAGATGGTAATTAGCGAAGGATAAAAGCATATAGTTATTTGAAttatttaaactcatttaaccCGTTTATTGTATCCATAAATATTAAGAACTTGCATTTATTACTTGAAGGGCAATATTTAGACGGACAACTGTCCTCGTGTTTCATGTGACTAAGTTTTGTTTCTTTCTGTGTTGGAAGCGTCTCGAACATTTGTTAATAGTTTTGACCAATTCCATATATCTTGTTTGCTATACCAACTCCCATTTTGGGAATTTTAACATCGTTGGATAAATGCTAAACAATTCtatttcttttatataatttGGTCTATTAATAATTTTAGGCTCGTATTTCACAGAGTACGTTCTAAGTTCGATTCATAGCATTAGTGGATTTCACGATGATAGTGGATATAGGAAGGTTGAAATACCTATATGAGTCTTCCTGACCCTCGAAAGTGTTGAATACCGTGGCCAAGTCATCGGCTGGTCCCttttaagaaaaatgaaatcaaaataaaataactcaAATATCTATTTTATGTAGGTAAACATGTAACTCGAATGAATGATGCTAAACACATTAAATTTTTGCACCAAAAAATGTGTCACCAATCAAAGTTTACTTTAATTcaagttgaaatttgattaatcaTTGTAATAAAAATTTACATGGTGTAGAaagtgacacattatttataGCACAAATGTAATGTATGAATTTGATGTATGATTGTATGTAGCACCATCCAACTCGAATAccaattatttataaataaacacGTCATGAAACGACATTAACTTATGTTGGAAAAATAATgattttaaaagaaatgttagtcataccatattttttatattatatttgtatcatttctttaataaaaataaaactcacaCGTGTTAATGGATTTTATATCTATTAAAGAGATTGTACAAATGtgatatgaaaaaaaatgaacgaTTATTAACACTCTGTGCAAGGCTGAAGACATCTTAAGTCCCATCCTAGTTGGTCGGGAGGCCTGGGACCTTATTCTACCAGTCGACTTCTAAAAATCTCATCTTACACTCATCTCCAATGTGTTTTTCTTtataaagatacaaaaaatTCAGaacgaaaaataattttttttttgaagtatcaataataatttttataaaaaatataacaagtgtaagcatactcggaatttaaTGCAAATAGttctttttcaattaattaacaaacaaaacaaaactcatctttttttttcttttttttttgggtcaaagataaattttgttaaattagagaTTAGTTACTGATGAGGTTCGAACACACACCGTCATGTAAGGACTAAATACATTTCCATCACATGTTAGCATCTGACGCGAATCCCGAAACTTTACAGCCTTCACACGCCGTCCGTTCGACGATCCATCACATGGTGCCGCTTCAACCTTGTCGTCTCCCacgtatatatatgtacaaacCGACCTGCAGAGCCCTCGCGCTCCAATCTTTTTTATCATTCGCTCCATCCGAATCGTACGGCCTCAGATCAATCGTCGTCGAGGAAGAAACAGAGACTGATCAATCCGAAACGTCGGCGTAGTCGCGGTCGGTGAAGATGTCGTCCGGCACGTGCTCCACCGTCGAGCCCGCGGGCGCCGGAGAATTCATGCTGTTCGGCGTGCGCGTGGTGGTCGATTCCATGAGGAAGAGCGTCAGTTTGAACAATCTCTCGCAGTACGAGCAGCCTCAGGAGGCCGCCTCCAACAACGGCAATAACGGCACCGCCGCCGGAAAGGATGACGCGGCGCCCGGTTACACTTCCGAGAATGACGTCGTCCACAATTCTGGAGCGAATCGCGAGCGCGAACGCAAGCGAGGTCagtcactcactctctctctctctccccttgaTAATCTCCgatcatttatttaaaaatccTTAAATCATTCGCTTAATTATGTTTATTGTATTCAGTTGATCAAGAAATGGAACAAATTTGAACAATGTTTTGGTCATCGTTTACAAATTTGAATCTTTTGCGAATTTTTCACGTTCTaattctaaattaatcaaatcGCTAATTCTGTTTTTCTGTGTGAATTGTTCATATTCGATATCGGTAAAAGAAGAAATTTCGTTtgaatttagttaatttttgttggaaaatgtgtatttattgtttgttgttgtgaTCAGGGGTTCCATGGACGGAGGAAGAGCACAAGCTTTTCTTGCTTGGATTGCAGAAAGTAGGGAAAGGAGATTGGAGAGGGATCTCAAGAAACTTCGTGAAGACTCGCACCCCGACTCAGGTTGCCAGCCACGCACAGAAGTACTTTCTGCGCCGGAACAACCACAATCGCCGGCGCCGCAGATCTAGCCTCTTTGACATCACCACCGATACGGTAACAATTAAATTCCCGATAGTTCCTATAGAACTCAATCCATTTcatgtattttgaattttgttggAGCTTAATATGTTTACATGGATCTTAAAAGTAGTTGTTTTACAGTCATTTGAATTGGTGGATCTAGTTTTATAAGTGCTTTAGTGAATGAAATATGtatgcaatttctgaaatttcgATGCGATCTCCTAGCCGATGAGAGTGAGCGTAAGATTATTTACGTTTTGATGATATATGTTCAAGATCTGGATTGCTTTTACTAGCTCGAGAAAGTTAAGAAATCCAAATCAAATCTGATGAACAATCCTATGTGTTTTGATTGTTTCAGCATTGTTTTAAAGCTGAACAAAAAGTCAAATTGTAGATTCGTTATCCTGCTGAGTGGATGTTATAATTTCGGTTGTCTAATCAATTCTTTTCGTTGTTTTTTCGCAACCACCGGAAGGAAGAAGTTGGCTTATCATGATATTATCTTTTGCTTTTGTGTTAGGTCTCTCCAACTCCAATGGATGAAGAGCAAGTACATCTTCAAGATAACGCATCTCAGTCGCATCCATTGCCTCCTCCGCCACTATCCGACCCTCGCAACGCCAGTGGATTTCCAATGGTGCCAAATTTTCCAATGACTGTAGGTCCAGCTGTCTTGCCAGTTGCCATGGAGAATCCTACGGAAAATCTAGCTCTACGACAAGCAAATCACGAGAATAGTGCTTCGGCTAAGCTCGTCCGTCCAGTTGCCCTTCATTCGGCCCCTCATGCCACCGCAATGTCTGATCTAAACGCGACCTCAACAATGGACACATCAACTCTCACTCTCAACCTCTCCTTGTCAATGGACTCAAGGGAACCGTCATCAAGGCATTCGGCTTTCCAGACAATGTCCGGATTCAGCAATGGGGATGGCGTGATCAGCGTCGCTTAAGAGTGTCGGTATGTGGGAATGGTTTATAATTTAGAGCAAATCGGTAAGATGAAAATTCTCTGAAAAATTCGACAACGGGTTTAGAGAGAAGGCGAGGTAAATTAAGGTGACCgaatttgttttagtttgttGTACAGACCCTTGAAGATAATGTTATGTCCTGTTAGTGTTGTTTTTCTGCTGTTCTTTCTCAGatttttgcttttcttcttGTTTCATTTGGATTACTGATGTGCTGGTCCCCCCTTGCTGGGGCCTGGTCTAAATTCACTAGTGTCCCTCGTAGAGGGGTAAAAGTATCAATTTGGGTTCCGGAGAAAAAGCAATCAGGGATAAGATCGAAGAGAACACAACGTACGTAGTGGTCATTATAGCGCTTCCTTCTAGGGAAAATACCCCTTCCGCACCCCATGTGGATGTCATCATAGCGTTTTGGACCAGTGATACAACACGTCCAAAAACTTCGGTGTGTCTTAACTTCTCCTTATGGTAATTAGGCCATCTCTAATCGAAGGAGGGCCAGATGGTTCATTTTAGTCCTCTGATCCTTCAATAAATTagtattttaatgaacagttcAAAActatatttcttaccatcttcaaccgagggtcatggggccaaacataatttattatttaaatttaaaaactacaacttaaattcaaggCTAAACTGCCAATTTACCTCCTGAACTATCACGCAACTTTTGATTTCCCCCATgaactttttaattggaaaattatggacttaaactaattttttttggccaatttcTCCTTACGGTTAGTTTTTCATAGATTTGATCCAAATTAACGTTTAACTCTTATCATGTGAACACCACGTAACTCTCCTTTGTAGACAAAAGCATCACTTCACTAGACTCTTAGACACAAAAGTTATAGAATCACACATATTTGCATAggtttatattttagaaatctaaggttttcaattattttaaagaataaaGCCACCAAACTACCCACATTTGTTATGCGTTTGCTTCCATTTAACAGAAATTTGGAtgtaatgaatgaaaaattagccGCAGGGGTAAATcggccaaaaaaattagtttgagtccttaatttttcaattaaaaagttcaggggggaatcGAAAGTTAGGTGATAGTTTAGGGGGTATATTGGCAGTTTActctaaatttaaaaacaacttaaatttaaaaactgcaacaacttaatgttatttaatgttgtttaatggcttaggaagttataggaaaaaaaatagaattttttctttaattttgtaaaaaaaaaaaaaatcaaatataacggCTAGCTgccgtcagctagccgttgcattcaAATTTGTGGTCTAGCACAGGGCTGGCTGGGTTAGGCTACCCAATTGGCCCTTTGGCCTTTTTTGTcatgtggggcccacgagccttTTGGCCTA encodes the following:
- the LOC137710439 gene encoding transcription factor MYB1R1-like, with protein sequence MSSGTCSTVEPAGAGEFMLFGVRVVVDSMRKSVSLNNLSQYEQPQEAASNNGNNGTAAGKDDAAPGYTSENDVVHNSGANRERERKRGVPWTEEEHKLFLLGLQKVGKGDWRGISRNFVKTRTPTQVASHAQKYFLRRNNHNRRRRRSSLFDITTDTVSPTPMDEEQVHLQDNASQSHPLPPPPLSDPRNASGFPMVPNFPMTVGPAVLPVAMENPTENLALRQANHENSASAKLVRPVALHSAPHATAMSDLNATSTMDTSTLTLNLSLSMDSREPSSRHSAFQTMSGFSNGDGVISVA